A genome region from Populus alba chromosome 3, ASM523922v2, whole genome shotgun sequence includes the following:
- the LOC118054347 gene encoding uncharacterized protein isoform X1, translating to MEGATSNMWEMLPDIFSPADAGGLNALLFMEPSPSPSAELVSNQFPKTTDANLKGATRYTAAQKKRLADKAYRERCKELKMNTMNKLDELTIENDRLRRENDSLKKEEVLLLQTLQRQKDEMKQLEKEFGQLKGQLNSQNTVVEVLLKQLTGSNYKDPQRENTQLKHDINLLPKRIDNPENMNVTQLQAKIEQLEIEKHSLQVIIDALCEKITKDKDRLGPQELASQEEHVQMKRNCSIQKFEDGGGPPPLAARQDLLNWDLMISDSCGLRD from the exons ATGGAGGGTGCCACTTCCAACATGTGGGAAATGCTCCCAGATATATTCTCTCCAGCTGATG CTGGGGGATTGAATGCATTATTGTTCATGGAACCAAGTCCTAGCCCGTCGGCTGAACTAGTAAGTAATCAATTTCCAAAAACAACTGATGCTAATCTCAAAGGAGCTACTAGATATACAGCAGCTCAGAAAAAAAGATTGGCTGACAAGGCATATCGGGAACGATGTAAG GAATTGAAAATGAACACCATGAACAAATTGGATGAACTTACCATTGAAAATGATCGTTTAAGGAGAGAGAATGATTCCTTAAAGAAGGAAGAAGTCCTACTACTACAGACTTTGCAACGTCAAAAAGATGAGATGAAGCAACTTGAGAAGGAATTTGGCCAATTAAAAGGCCAGCTTAATAGTCAAAATACGGTTGTGGAAGTGCTTTTAAAACAACTA ACTGGCTCCAACTATAAAGATCCCCAGCGTGAAAATACACAGCTTAAACATGATATTAATCTGTTACCAAAAAGAATCGACAATCCAGAAAACATGAATGTAACTCAGCTTCAAGCAAAAATTGAACAATTAGAAATTGAAAAGCATTCATTGCAAGTGATAATCGATGCTTTATGtgagaaaataaccaaggacaAGGACCGGCTTGGACCTCAGGAACTAGCATCACAAG AAGAACATGTACAAATGAAGAGAAACTGCAGCATCCAAAAGTTTGAAGACGGGGGGGGTCCCCCGCCATTGGCAGCTCGACAAGATTTATTAAACTGGGATTTGATGATTTCAGACAGTTGCGGTTTAAGAGActga
- the LOC118054552 gene encoding uncharacterized protein isoform X1, protein MLKVLTALHEDRSVMDEMIPYYQPQYPTAAEELTVPQHMLAQPAMPQYGINFAATPQDRRDKKRKIDAEYRQRCKVNKEKREIELQHLREENAQLKRENEFCREENDSMAHKLWSKEVEIGNLKSEICNSKKVISNQEILLDTLSQKPFLQQIMHGCNRLEVALLENERNILYQNANWDGWESERKQLFDEIEKLKHRNMMLKMQNQVLGDKILSQKDTEASMRRIKHEKIKSQRPTTKPATL, encoded by the exons ATGTTAAAAGTACTTACAGCTCTCCATGAAGATAGATCAGTCATGGATGAAATGATTCCCTACTACCAGCCGCAATACCCAACAGCAGCAG AAGAGCTGACAGTGCCTCAACATATGTTGGCCCAACCAGCTATGCCACAATATGGAATAAATTTTGCTGCAACTCCACAAGATAGAAgggataagaaaagaaaaattgatgctGAGTATCGACAACGATGTAAG gtaaataaagaaaagagagagattgaATTGCAACATCTTCGGGAAGAAAATGCCCAGTTGAAGAGGGAGAATGAATTCTGTCGGGAAGAAAATGATTCAATGGCACATAAATTGTGGTCAAAAGAAGTTGAGATAGGGAACCTTAAAAGCGAAATCTGCAATTCAAAGAAAGTTATTTCTAATCAAGAAATTCTATTGGACACACTATCACAAAAGCCGTTTTTGCAACAAATAATG CACGGATGTAACCGACTTGAGGTGGCGCTGCTAGAAAATGAACGCAATATATTGTATCAAAATGCCAATTGGGATGGTTGGGAATCCGAAAGAAAACAACTTTTCGATGAGATTGAGAAGCTGAAACATCGGAATATGATGCTCAAAATGCAAAATCAAGTTTTAGGTGACAAAATACTGAGCCAAAAAGATACGGAAGCAAGTATGAGAAG aataaaacatgaaaaaatcaaaagccaaaGGCCAACCACAAAACCAGCTACACTATAA
- the LOC118054348 gene encoding uncharacterized protein isoform X1: MDPLDIVYLTGLLDTMRQPNRSGAKTSALNETANSAYGANQVPIEQYLSPLPGESPNTAHANLKRKAPETATDREKKRAIDRAYRLRCREKKMKTEQGVVVLTEENNKLKRENEQLKREGVKQQEMVQTQKEEMQVVKNKLRHLKDQLQTQNAVVKELSSQVASRKNNIDLQCENKRLRIQKSLLINKIIDNDYLNPIQLQENHAKAEQEKNALQVIIDALCAEIKQG, encoded by the exons ATGGATCCGCTCGATATTGTGTATTTAACAGGGCTGTTAGATACGATGCGTCAACCTAATAGAA GTGGAGCCAAGACATCTGCACTAAATGAAACCGCCAACAGCGCCTATGGAGCGAACCAGGTGCCAATCGAGCAGTACCTATCACCTTTACCTGGAGAGTCTCCTAACACAGCTCATGCTAATCTGAAAAGAAAAGCTCCTGAAACTGCTACGGATCGTGAAAAGAAAAGAGCGATTGACAGGGCATATCGGCTGCGATGCAGg gaaaagaaaatgaaaactgaGCAGGGCGTGGTCGTGCTCACcgaagaaaacaataaattaaagagaGAGAATGAACAGTTGAAAAGGGAAGGAGTTAAGCAGCAGGAGATGGTGCAAACCCAGAAAGAAGAAATGCAAGTAGTAAAGAATAAACTTCGCCATTTGAAGGACCAGCTTCAGACACAAAATGCTGTCGTGAAAGAGCTCTCAAGCCAAGTG GCTAGtaggaaaaataatattgatcttCAGTGCGAAAATAAACGGCTAAGAATTCAAAAAAGTCTATTGATCAACAAGATTATCGACAATGACTATTTAAACCCCATTCAACTTCAAGAAAACCATGCAAAAGCAGAACAAGAGAAGAATGCTCTCCAAGTGATTATCGATGCCTTATGTGCAGAGATTAAACAAGGATAA
- the LOC118054552 gene encoding uncharacterized protein isoform X2: MLKVLTALHEDRSVMDEMIPYYQPQYPTAAEELTVPQHMLAQPAMPQYGINFAATPQDRRDKKRKIDAEYRQRCKVNKEKREIELQHLREENAQLKRENEFCREENDSMAHKLWSKEVEIGNLKSEICNSKKVISNQEILLDTLSQKPFLQQIMHGCNRLEVALLENERNILYQNANWDGWESERKQLFDEIEKLKHRNMMLKMQNQVLGDKILSQKDTEASMRRIL; encoded by the exons ATGTTAAAAGTACTTACAGCTCTCCATGAAGATAGATCAGTCATGGATGAAATGATTCCCTACTACCAGCCGCAATACCCAACAGCAGCAG AAGAGCTGACAGTGCCTCAACATATGTTGGCCCAACCAGCTATGCCACAATATGGAATAAATTTTGCTGCAACTCCACAAGATAGAAgggataagaaaagaaaaattgatgctGAGTATCGACAACGATGTAAG gtaaataaagaaaagagagagattgaATTGCAACATCTTCGGGAAGAAAATGCCCAGTTGAAGAGGGAGAATGAATTCTGTCGGGAAGAAAATGATTCAATGGCACATAAATTGTGGTCAAAAGAAGTTGAGATAGGGAACCTTAAAAGCGAAATCTGCAATTCAAAGAAAGTTATTTCTAATCAAGAAATTCTATTGGACACACTATCACAAAAGCCGTTTTTGCAACAAATAATG CACGGATGTAACCGACTTGAGGTGGCGCTGCTAGAAAATGAACGCAATATATTGTATCAAAATGCCAATTGGGATGGTTGGGAATCCGAAAGAAAACAACTTTTCGATGAGATTGAGAAGCTGAAACATCGGAATATGATGCTCAAAATGCAAAATCAAGTTTTAGGTGACAAAATACTGAGCCAAAAAGATACGGAAGCAAGTATGAGAAG GATATTGTGA
- the LOC118054347 gene encoding uncharacterized protein isoform X2, producing the protein MEGATSNMWEMLPDIFSPADAGGLNALLFMEPSPSPSAELVSNQFPKTTDANLKGATRYTAAQKKRLADKAYRERCKELKMNTMNKLDELTIENDRLRRENDSLKKEEVLLLQTLQRQKDEMKQLEKEFGQLKGQLNSQNTVVEVLLKQLTGSNYKDPQRENTQLKHDINLLPKRIDNPENMNVTQLQAKIEQLEIEKHSLQVIIDALCEKITKDKDRLGPQELASQEHVQMKRNCSIQKFEDGGGPPPLAARQDLLNWDLMISDSCGLRD; encoded by the exons ATGGAGGGTGCCACTTCCAACATGTGGGAAATGCTCCCAGATATATTCTCTCCAGCTGATG CTGGGGGATTGAATGCATTATTGTTCATGGAACCAAGTCCTAGCCCGTCGGCTGAACTAGTAAGTAATCAATTTCCAAAAACAACTGATGCTAATCTCAAAGGAGCTACTAGATATACAGCAGCTCAGAAAAAAAGATTGGCTGACAAGGCATATCGGGAACGATGTAAG GAATTGAAAATGAACACCATGAACAAATTGGATGAACTTACCATTGAAAATGATCGTTTAAGGAGAGAGAATGATTCCTTAAAGAAGGAAGAAGTCCTACTACTACAGACTTTGCAACGTCAAAAAGATGAGATGAAGCAACTTGAGAAGGAATTTGGCCAATTAAAAGGCCAGCTTAATAGTCAAAATACGGTTGTGGAAGTGCTTTTAAAACAACTA ACTGGCTCCAACTATAAAGATCCCCAGCGTGAAAATACACAGCTTAAACATGATATTAATCTGTTACCAAAAAGAATCGACAATCCAGAAAACATGAATGTAACTCAGCTTCAAGCAAAAATTGAACAATTAGAAATTGAAAAGCATTCATTGCAAGTGATAATCGATGCTTTATGtgagaaaataaccaaggacaAGGACCGGCTTGGACCTCAGGAACTAGCATCACAAG AACATGTACAAATGAAGAGAAACTGCAGCATCCAAAAGTTTGAAGACGGGGGGGGTCCCCCGCCATTGGCAGCTCGACAAGATTTATTAAACTGGGATTTGATGATTTCAGACAGTTGCGGTTTAAGAGActga
- the LOC140955433 gene encoding uncharacterized protein → MKREAKDHIKEEHLMSNLKLSDSEDGDGNTFPPGTSIDAVPSSNLNAASKKLRKRKIGTSDGGKQQKVKIDNKVKFHEVGCKRMKNENTSMEAENELMMEKCARELNDLSRKRQTVEYLKEKCNEETAVIAELCMILINNGNEM, encoded by the exons ATGAAAAGAGAAGCTAAAG ATCATATCAAAGAAGAACATCTGATGTCTAACTTAAAGTTATCTGATTCAGAGG ATGGAGATGGAAACACGTTCCCCCCGGGGACATCCATCGATGCTGTACCCTCGAGCAACTTGAATGCTGCttccaaaaaattgagaaaaagaaaaattggcaCGAGCGATGGTGGAAAACAGCAG AAAGTGAAGATCGACAACAAAGTTAAATTTCACGAGGTTGGATGCAAGCGTATGAAGAATGAAAACACTTCCATGGAAGCTGAGAATGAATTGATGATGGAGAAATGTGCTCGGGAGTTAAATGATCTCAGTCGTAAAAGGCAAACTGTGGAGTACTTGAAGGAAAAATGCAATGAAGAGACCGCTGTAATTGCAGAGCTTTGCATGATACTG ATAAACAATGGCAATGAAATGTGA
- the LOC118054348 gene encoding uncharacterized protein isoform X2 translates to MRQPNRSGAKTSALNETANSAYGANQVPIEQYLSPLPGESPNTAHANLKRKAPETATDREKKRAIDRAYRLRCREKKMKTEQGVVVLTEENNKLKRENEQLKREGVKQQEMVQTQKEEMQVVKNKLRHLKDQLQTQNAVVKELSSQVASRKNNIDLQCENKRLRIQKSLLINKIIDNDYLNPIQLQENHAKAEQEKNALQVIIDALCAEIKQG, encoded by the exons ATGCGTCAACCTAATAGAA GTGGAGCCAAGACATCTGCACTAAATGAAACCGCCAACAGCGCCTATGGAGCGAACCAGGTGCCAATCGAGCAGTACCTATCACCTTTACCTGGAGAGTCTCCTAACACAGCTCATGCTAATCTGAAAAGAAAAGCTCCTGAAACTGCTACGGATCGTGAAAAGAAAAGAGCGATTGACAGGGCATATCGGCTGCGATGCAGg gaaaagaaaatgaaaactgaGCAGGGCGTGGTCGTGCTCACcgaagaaaacaataaattaaagagaGAGAATGAACAGTTGAAAAGGGAAGGAGTTAAGCAGCAGGAGATGGTGCAAACCCAGAAAGAAGAAATGCAAGTAGTAAAGAATAAACTTCGCCATTTGAAGGACCAGCTTCAGACACAAAATGCTGTCGTGAAAGAGCTCTCAAGCCAAGTG GCTAGtaggaaaaataatattgatcttCAGTGCGAAAATAAACGGCTAAGAATTCAAAAAAGTCTATTGATCAACAAGATTATCGACAATGACTATTTAAACCCCATTCAACTTCAAGAAAACCATGCAAAAGCAGAACAAGAGAAGAATGCTCTCCAAGTGATTATCGATGCCTTATGTGCAGAGATTAAACAAGGATAA
- the LOC118054347 gene encoding uncharacterized protein isoform X3, translated as MEGATSNMWEMLPDIFSPADAGGLNALLFMEPSPSPSAELVSNQFPKTTDANLKGATRYTAAQKKRLADKAYRERCKELKMNTMNKLDELTIENDRLRRENDSLKKEEVLLLQTLQRQKDEMKQLEKEFGQLKGQLNSQNTVVEVLLKQLTGSNYKDPQRENTQLKHDINLLPKRIDNPENMNVTQLQAKIEQLEIEKHSLQVIIDALCEKITKDKDRLGPQELASQVTLYLLLLLI; from the exons ATGGAGGGTGCCACTTCCAACATGTGGGAAATGCTCCCAGATATATTCTCTCCAGCTGATG CTGGGGGATTGAATGCATTATTGTTCATGGAACCAAGTCCTAGCCCGTCGGCTGAACTAGTAAGTAATCAATTTCCAAAAACAACTGATGCTAATCTCAAAGGAGCTACTAGATATACAGCAGCTCAGAAAAAAAGATTGGCTGACAAGGCATATCGGGAACGATGTAAG GAATTGAAAATGAACACCATGAACAAATTGGATGAACTTACCATTGAAAATGATCGTTTAAGGAGAGAGAATGATTCCTTAAAGAAGGAAGAAGTCCTACTACTACAGACTTTGCAACGTCAAAAAGATGAGATGAAGCAACTTGAGAAGGAATTTGGCCAATTAAAAGGCCAGCTTAATAGTCAAAATACGGTTGTGGAAGTGCTTTTAAAACAACTA ACTGGCTCCAACTATAAAGATCCCCAGCGTGAAAATACACAGCTTAAACATGATATTAATCTGTTACCAAAAAGAATCGACAATCCAGAAAACATGAATGTAACTCAGCTTCAAGCAAAAATTGAACAATTAGAAATTGAAAAGCATTCATTGCAAGTGATAATCGATGCTTTATGtgagaaaataaccaaggacaAGGACCGGCTTGGACCTCAGGAACTAGCATCACAAG TCACCTTGTATTTGCTGCTACTTCTGATTTGA